ACCGACTTATCAGCTATCACACCGCTAAAGGGTGCGTACAGCTTACAGTCCTTCAAGTTCTTCTGCGCCACTTCTTCCATCGAGCGTGCCTGCTGGAGTTTGCTCTGCACCTCTACCCACTGTATCTCGGGCAAACTGCCTTTGTCGTGCAGTTCTTTCATACGCCGATAGGCATCTTCCGCCTGCACCAGCGTGGCTTTTGCCGCATCATAACAGCTCTGCATCGACGTTGGGTCTACCGAAGCCAGAAGCTGCCCCTTCCCTATCCGGTCACCCAACCGGAAATGAACAGCTTCTACCGTTCCCATTACCGAAAAGCTGAGCGGCGTGCCTGCCGTTTCTTCTACCGTACCCGAAAAGCAACGCGTGCCTTCAATCGCCGCCGGAGCGACCTGCATTGTTTTTACCTTAACCACATCTTGCGTCTTCTGCTGTTCTTCCTGACCGCATCCTGCAAGCAAGAGCACAGCGGCGCACACCGGCAAAATAACCTTTTTGTCCATAGTTACTGTTCTAAAATTCTGCGCAAAGGAAACAAGTTTAGTCCAAATTACATGGCTTTATTTTCCTTGATAAATGTTCTATTTTCCAACAACACAGCCAAATAAGACAAACAGAACAGTCTTCAAGAGATTGGAATCAGGTATTTTCAAGAAATAATGACTTATTTTGCCACAGCAAACAAAAGAAAATAAGAACATGGATATCACACACGGAAATCTGAACACTGTAGCGAAAGAACACATCGCTACCTATTGCGACAACCGGCTCGCCCTTATCGATGACTTACATACATTAGACCAAACCAATGCCGTCAGAGTAGAATTCATCATGGCTGCCCTCTGCATCAAAGGGAGAGCCTCGCTCTACATCAACGGCGAAGCCTATACGATGAACGAATACGACCTGCTCATCTGCCACCCCAACATCATATTGGAAAAAAGTATGGTCAGTGCAGACGTACAGTTCCGCTGCATCTGCATGTCGCCGGAATACATCAACCAGCTTGCAGTAATTTCGAACAACACCTGGGATATCCTGAAATACCTGGAGCAGAACCCCATCCTCACGCTAAAACCCGAAGAAACCGACATGTTTTGCCAGTATTATGACTTGCTCCGTTCGAAACTGACGGGCACTCCGCTACGCCATCAAAAAGAAGTCATCGACTCGCTGATACAAGCATTCCTTTACGAATTTCATGACGCCATGGAACGATTCGGGAAATTCGCAACGCCTACCTATTCTTCCAGCGAACGGCTGTTCAAAGAATTCCTGCACTTGCTCGCTTCGTTATATCCCAAACCACGGATGGTAGCGGTTTATGCCGACAAGCTGCACGTCACGCCCAAATACCTCTCTGCCGTATGCAAAGACATATCCGGAGAAACCGCTTCCGACATCATCAACCAATACGTCATCAAAGACGTACTCTATCTGCTGAAGAAATCGGAAAAAAGCATCAAGGAAATCGTCAACGAGCTGGACTTCCCCAACCTGTCTTTCTTCGGGAAATACGTAAAACGCTATACCGGCTCTTCGCCCAAGCAATACCGGAAACAATTAGCGGAAAAAGAAACGGAATAGAATGCGGAAAAGAAAGAAGGCTAACACACTTATAAGCAAACACATCCGCATTCACTTCAGGCACCAATTAAGTGTCTTATTTTAAAAGGCAAAACAGAAGAGATTCTAAAAAGGATCTCTGTTTCTGACCTCAAAAAAGCAATTTTCCGATTAAATAACAATAACAATAACTATTTACTCCGACCACTATATGATATCGACAATCAATCCTATGGAGTATATGCAACTATCAAAAACTATTAATTTGAGCTTTGCATAAAACATGCTTGAGAAAATTAAAAATGAATGTCCGCCAATGTCGGATGAGCCGTAACTTATTATACAAAATATGCCGCTTTGATGAACATAAGTGAGTAGACCGTTTTACATAAGTAAGTCGGGCGTTTAACATAAGTGAGTCGGTCAACTCACTTATGTTCGTTTGTGGAATGTCTTTTTCGTGTGTATGCCCATAAAAAAAGCTGCCCTCTCAATATCGAAGACAGCTCTTAAATCTTTAACTACAACAATTATTCAGCACGCAAAGTGAAGCGTTTGAATTCTGTTACCACCAATTCCGGATCTGCAGCTTTCAATACTTCTGCAACCGTCTTTTTCGGGTCCATGATGCTTTCTTGCTTCAGCAAGCAAACTTCTTTCAAGAATTTGCCCAAACGGCCTTTCGCAATATTTTCAATCATAGCCTGAGGCAAGTTGGCAGATTTCTCGGCAGCAACTGTCGCTTTGATTTCTTTTGCTTTGGCTACATCTTCAGCTGTAATCCAACCCTTAGCCATGTTGCTTTCCATGTGCTCTTCGCTGTCTACGTGAGCAGGATTGATACCGGCTTTCTTCAAAGCAGCATCTACCGCTTTCTGCA
The Phocaeicola salanitronis DSM 18170 genome window above contains:
- a CDS encoding helix-turn-helix domain-containing protein, giving the protein MDITHGNLNTVAKEHIATYCDNRLALIDDLHTLDQTNAVRVEFIMAALCIKGRASLYINGEAYTMNEYDLLICHPNIILEKSMVSADVQFRCICMSPEYINQLAVISNNTWDILKYLEQNPILTLKPEETDMFCQYYDLLRSKLTGTPLRHQKEVIDSLIQAFLYEFHDAMERFGKFATPTYSSSERLFKEFLHLLASLYPKPRMVAVYADKLHVTPKYLSAVCKDISGETASDIINQYVIKDVLYLLKKSEKSIKEIVNELDFPNLSFFGKYVKRYTGSSPKQYRKQLAEKETE